In Bdellovibrionales bacterium CG10_big_fil_rev_8_21_14_0_10_45_34, the DNA window GTTCTTCCGAATAGCCGAGATTAGAGCAAAAGTTCAGTCAGAGGCGGGGTAATCAAACTCCCACTCCCTCGGTGTCATTTTGCAATGATTCAATACGTTGAGCCCTGTCCGCCATTGCAGGCGACTGAGCCACTTGCGGGCGCCGTTGTTTGTGTTTCGCTCAGACACCATTTTGCCGCGCCACTATCACCGGCTATTGCGACTGTGATTGCCACATCATTTGTTACAACCGCCGAACCTGATGTTAAGTCACTTAATACTAATGAAGCAATTGTTGAATCATCTGTGGGACTTGAACTTCGAAGATCCTTTAGGTTTTCGTCAAGGTATCCACAGCTCGTCACAGCAAAAGGAGCTAATGCAACTGAGATCGGCAACAGACGCGCTCTGAAAGACGCGCCGAAAAGCCCTAAATTTTCGAAAAACGTCCAGAGTTTTGCCATGAAGACTCATCGAAACAGTTGATCCTCAGGTTTAGACATTTGATTGGGTACCCTGACCTAACCGCCGCAAGTGCGAGTTGAAGTGACACTTATCTCAAATTAATCCAGGATCGGGTTGGATGCATTTTTATCGTGGATCAAGACTATAATAACCAGGAGCTGGCGTAATTGTAAGCGCGATTGTCAGGTCCAATCATCTTGTATGGCGTTCCCATCAGACGGTTGCTCACATAGTTTTGTTTTCCAAATCCCCTTCTTGATGGCGGATTGAATTTTCTTCGATTTTGACTTCGTCAAGAAACGAAATCCTGATGCTGGCGACAGTTTCTCTGCTTAAAACTGTATTTTCAGGCTAGGAATTTCTAAATATCTGAAATTAGATGGTTTTTAAATTCGCAAAATGACACAACTGGTGCGCGAATCGAACAAGTAGACGAACCGCTTGCTACGTTTGTAATCGAACTGGAAGCCTATCCCGAGGCTAAGCTAATTATTCAGAAATCTGAAATTTAAATGGAGAACATGCTTTGGTGATCAATCCAGTTCGCCAAACGAGAAGACGTTCTCCATTAAGCCATCTTAAATCTTGTATGTGTCATATATTTATGACATAATTAAATTTGTGAAATCGATTCGAATCCACAAAAAAGTAAGCAAAGAGCTGGAGAAACTCGATTTCTCTATGAAGCGGCGGCTGGCCGAACTCTTCGCCGTCCTGAGTGAGGGTGAGAACCTCGGTATGCCGGTGAGTCGTCCCATACCGATCATAGCTCATGGTGTGCATGAGTTGCGTGTTAAAGACCACGCCGGGCAGTATCGGGTCTTTTATTACACTAGGAAGGCAGATGCGATTTTAGTTTTTCATTTTTTTAAAAAGAAGACTCAAGAAACGCCGTCGCAAGAAATTGAAACCGCAACGGGACGGCTAAAGGAGATGTTATGAAATCCTATTTTGAAGCCAAGAATCTAGATGAACTTTGTTCCCTTTTGGGTCTTCCTGAAAGTGAAGCACCAAAACTTCGAATGAGGCTTGATTTGGCGAAGGCCATTCGAAAGACGATTGAAAAAAAAGAGCTAACTCATGCGCAAGCTTCTGTGAAAACAGGAATCGGCAGAACCGTTATCACGGCCATCATGAACGGCAACCTTGATAAAATTTCAACTGACCGACTGATCGATATTGCGCAGGCTCTTGGCTTGAAACTGCATTTGAAGGTGGCCTAAAAACATTTTCACACTGGCTTCCCATTACCACTGAACAACTGGTGCCCAGAACTGGACGACTTTCGAACTGCCTGCGTCATCTACTCTCAGAGTGCCGTTGCTTAGGCGCAATATCGAATCCTATCGAATATTGACACATTTTACGTCCACCGCTAATCTCGTCGCATAGGTTAGGCAGATACCTTGCGCCTGCGCACTAAAGCTTGCACTCGAGCACTGTCATTGAGCTCATCGTTCTCTAAATCATATTAAACTTAACATCGCTCATCGATGTTTTGGAGCAGGCGACAAAGCGTTAGTGGGCAATATGTGAGGTTTATATGAAGAAGCCATTGGTTTCGCCGTCCTTTCTTAAACAGAAAGCCAGACAACTAAAAAAAGAGAAGTCGCTAAGTCAGCATCAGGCTCTTGAAGAGGCATCAAAGATGCTTGGGTTTTCGAATTATCGAAACTATCTAAATTTATTGGAGTCCAATGCTCCGAAGCCCAAGCCAGCAACCAAAGAACAGATTGAGGTTTTGAGGTTAGATAAAGAAGATATTGCTTTAAAAAGAGCCCATTCCTTGATTGCCGAGACTAAAAAATCCAAGACTCAACTACATGAATTGCTAAAAAACCTAAAGGCAGTCGAAAAATCAGACGCGGACGTTCAGGCAATTTGCGAGAAAAGCACCGCACTTAATAGATACCTTGAGCTGAATTTCTTTAGCGATTTCTTACGAGATGAGGAATGCGAAATCGAAGACTTTGCTCCTTACCACATAGCAAAGCAGGTCACTTTGAAGAATCTTGCGTTTAGATTTGAAGATGAAGTGCTTTTCGTTGAGGGCGATTATGATCTGATACTCGAATTCGCCTTTGATTACGATAAAGATGATAAATCGGATACATTCAAAGATCAGGAAATGTTCGGCTCATTTGAGCTAACAATAGATAAAAATTTGGAAATCAACTTCGAGAATCAAGACATTTGACACAATTGGTAGACGATTTACTGTTAGCTAATGATGGTTCCGACCTTGAAAAGGGACGCGTCCAACGGTGAGCGAGCTTTAGGGTTCAACAAAATCTTTAAGTCTTTTCCTGAGTCCATCATGTCAACTAGATGTCTGGTAGATGTGAATACACCGCTGACGGAGGGATTATTCAATAATCCCTCCGTTGAAATTGATGCCTGTTGGCTCTTCTGAATCGACTTCTGCTCAGGAAAGACAACCTCTACATCTTCATTCCTCTCAACGGTGTCGCCAAGATGAACCGAAACTTTAAAAGCCATTGCTCCGACTCCCAACAGCGCTCGAACAGCTAATGGTGGATACTGGTCAGCAAGGTCTGAGTCCCGCATTTCTCCCGTATTAATTGCGATGACCACTGCATCTTCAGGAGAAATTATTTTCTGCTCGATATATCTTTCAATTTTTCTCGCTTTGTCTGCAAAAGCACTGGTTACACGAAGAACCATCTTATCGACAGGAAGTGTTCCAGCTCGCCCAACTGGCGGACGTGTCACCTCGTTATCATTAGTACCGGCTTTCACGGCAACCGCTTCGATCCAAATTTTCTTACCATCAGGTAAAAGGACGCAAAAGTCTGGTCCTTCACCATTTACTTTGTGACCTTTGAATCCCGCAACCTTGTAGAGTACCCACGAAAGATACATCTCCCACCATCGCTGTTGGGGATTTTCAACAGCATCTTGCTGAAAATGAGAATCCCCACAATATTGCCAGTGGTGCTCAAGAAGTTTAGAGCAATAGTCGCGTACCTCTTGTCGATTATGATGAGACTTATTGAAAGCGTAGACATCATTTTTCCCAGCCTTCTCTTCAAAGAAGTTATTAGTTCTTTTCCCTTGGCTCATTCACTAATCCTGTGGTTCATTTTTTAATTGTTCCAAATTTGGCTTTATCGTCCCCAAAATCCTGTGTGCATGGTAGTAGCCTGCCAAAGTCTTCGAGCGCTCCGTTTCTTCTGGAGCGAACCATGACAGCGCCGAGCGAAATGAAGAGATAAAACAAAGAAAATCGACGGTAGCCATCGCTTTATAGAAGTTGATGGGTTCGCCATAGTCTTCGTCTGCATACGCCCCATGCAAGATTCCATGGCGGTTGGTATTATCGGTATGTGGATATTTACTAGATTCAATATAGAGATGCTGATCCGCATACTCTTTGAATGAGTCCATCATCGAAATGATTTCACCGACCGCACCGATTTTATATTTTTTCGCGTCATCTCTACAGCTATCCGCTAAGGCAATAAAAATATTCCGAGTGGATACTCTGTCGCATTTTATCGAACGACTCTTCGCTAAGTTGGTCCCGGCGCCTTCTATGACTGGCATCAAACCAGTCACGGCAATATGATTCAACCCAAGGAAATGTGCGCGTATCGACTCCGCGATGATCTCTTTATATTCCTTTATGAATGGGACAACCGGATAACGACTTACCACCATGGCGGATATATTTTCAGGCGAGTAAATCAGGGATAATAAAGACTCCAACTCTTTCTGCGTGAACGCACCATTAGAGTCGATAATCTTTTTATACATCATGTTTAAAAAACCCATGGATATAAAGGGAGGGATAAACCAACCGACACTATTAAAAGCTGTCTTAAAATGATTTAAGTCATGCATACGGTTTTGGCTTCAACTTGTAGTGGTGAGGGTCAGGTATCATCTCGTAGATTCTAGCTTCCGGATTCCTATTAATCGCGAGATCAACAATCGAGTCCTTAGTTTCTTTTGGCATCTTGCAACCTAAGTATACAGAAGCCAGCTCGTCGTCATGATATGTGAGGCAGTGGTTTTTCTTACCCTCAAATAAATTAACTAATATAGGCATATAGAGTCGGATTTCCTCCTCATACGCCCATTCTAAACTTTTTGTTTTTGTAATTTTCTTTGTGTATTCAGCCAGAATATCTTCAGTTTTGCGAAACATCGACTTTATCAAAAAGTCTTTATGGGATTCGTATAAGTAAGGTCTGTTGTTGGTGTACTCGACATCTTCAGCCAAAATCAACATTGAGTCCTTCTCCACATTTGGCGAGAACTCCAACACTGCACCTTGATGCTTTTCTGCGTAATGTGCCCATAAAAGATAATTATCAAACCGCTTAGAAGCACAAAATATACCCGATAGCTCGAATGCCGTTTTAATGTGTGCTAAAGTTTCAGCTCCGCTTGCACGCAGACTCTCTTCATCCCAAATTTTTTTGGCAAAAAACTCTTTTCTTAAGTTCGCCCTGTATGACTCTGATGCGTTTGAAAGAGCTGACCTAACTGCGACAAATATATCCGATTGCGCACTGCCGTTACCTTCAGGCAAGACTTCGTCTGAAGTAGACAATGCTATGAATTCATCGAGGTGAGCTTCTAGGTCAAAGGCGTCATAACCAAAAAGAGTCTGGATAGAAATGTCGAAGGGGTCGTTGAAATATAGAGGAGAGGAGAAAAGAAGAGTTCCGTTTTGCAAGATTGCCGTGGCACCAGCTATATCAACATATTTAAAAAGTTGTTTTTTCGCTGTTGCCGACAAATTAAAGGTCCTTCAGGTCAGGATAGTCCTCTAGAACTTCTTGAGGAACTTTAAGTCCACGATTGAGTGCAATCTCAACTGAGCTCTTGTGCTTAGAGAAATTTCCCGTAACGGTCGAATTGCCTCTGGGCGCTCCGAACTTAGCTTCATACTCAGTCTTGGTCATTTGCCAAGGCTGTTTCTCTATTTTTTCAGGTGAGCGCTCTTGCTCATTTGTTATGTCATCCATGTTACCCCTTAGTCTTTAAACTCTCTAAAGTTCTCTACCATTTGTTTGAAGTTTTTCATCTCGTACTTTTCAAACGATTCTTGATCGACAAAAACGAAGTCGTATTTTATTTTCTTTTGGACGCGATTTATATCTTCGCACCATTGCTTTAATCGGAACATTTTTAAAGGAACGTCCAAATCCTCTAAGCCCTTTGTTTCGACAATGTAAACCTCGTTATTAGCGACTTTTACGAAAAAGTCCGGGTAATAATTAGAAATGTCGCCATCCGCATTCACATAGTCGATTTTGAAGTGAACCGCCAAATAGTTCTTCGAGTAAGAAATCACATCTTCGCATTCCTCAAGAAAGGTCGAAAACTCAAGCTCTAGGTGACTATCACCGATGACCTTATTAAAAACGCTTTTCTTGGGAACTATAAACCCTTGTTCCTTAGCGATAAATGGACGGGTATTTCGTAACTTAATGTAGTCACGAATTTCTGCATCACCCTTATCCTGAACAGTAAGATCATTGATTTTCTTTTTAAAAGTTTCAATGATGGTTCGCGTAGCTTCAACTTCCG includes these proteins:
- a CDS encoding transposase, whose amino-acid sequence is MLYVSYIYDIIKFVKSIRIHKKVSKELEKLDFSMKRRLAELFAVLSEGENLGMPVSRPIPIIAHGVHELRVKDHAGQYRVFYYTRKADAILVFHFFKKKTQETPSQEIETATGRLKEML